In Pueribacillus theae, the following proteins share a genomic window:
- a CDS encoding alpha/beta fold hydrolase: MGKNNALKFVFIHGAGGTKNKWRSIIPVLGENENICLDLPSHGENKAEQCETIEDYANVLSASLTEDCIVVGHSMGGLVALELGARSDKVKGIVLAASSYKLPVHPNIIATLREGTFPDFLFRASYAKGASQDLLEEEEQELDNSPTDVAMKDFQACDNYKIGKETLKQLQKPILAVIGDEDRLIPPNTEEELKALNPHVQVAKIEGAGHYIALEKPEEFVNHILQFRKVLEE, from the coding sequence ATGGGTAAAAACAATGCGTTAAAATTTGTTTTCATTCATGGGGCAGGCGGCACAAAGAATAAATGGCGATCAATAATTCCCGTGTTGGGAGAGAATGAAAACATTTGTTTGGATTTGCCAAGCCACGGCGAAAACAAAGCGGAGCAATGTGAAACGATTGAAGATTACGCAAATGTATTGTCTGCATCTTTGACAGAAGATTGCATTGTTGTCGGCCACTCCATGGGTGGATTAGTTGCACTCGAGCTTGGCGCACGAAGCGATAAAGTCAAAGGAATTGTACTTGCAGCAAGCTCGTACAAATTACCGGTCCATCCAAACATCATTGCGACACTTAGGGAAGGGACATTCCCTGATTTTCTCTTCCGTGCTTCTTATGCGAAAGGTGCCAGCCAAGATTTGTTAGAAGAGGAAGAACAAGAGTTGGACAACTCGCCGACCGATGTAGCAATGAAAGACTTTCAGGCTTGTGATAACTATAAAATTGGCAAAGAAACGCTCAAACAACTTCAAAAACCGATTTTGGCTGTCATCGGGGATGAAGATCGGTTAATCCCCCCTAATACAGAGGAGGAATTAAAAGCGCTCAATCCACACGTTCAAGTTGCTAAGATTGAGGGTGCCGGCCATTATATTGCCCTTGAAAAGCCTGAAGAATTTGTGAATCACATTCTTCAGTTTAGAAAAGTTTTAGAGGAATAA
- a CDS encoding enoyl-CoA hydratase/isomerase family protein produces the protein MEKVTFTQEGKLGIVTIDSPPVNALEQQVLDELDQIVTNMPKDVDVVIVTGAGGKAFVAGADIKDFPELKKETGIELVKKGQRIFDKIAALEQPVIAAIDGFALGGGLELALACDIRIASKRSKVGFPEVNLGILPGYGGTQRLPRLIGPGKAKQLIFSGDPLSAEEAKQAGILEEVTEDSPMEKAKELAETIAKRAPLGVRKAKKAIDEGLNTTLEEGLHIEAVAFGELCDTEDKNEGVAAFFEKRQPNFSRK, from the coding sequence TTGGAAAAAGTTACTTTTACTCAAGAAGGCAAACTGGGCATCGTTACAATTGATTCGCCGCCAGTTAATGCGTTGGAACAACAGGTGCTGGATGAACTGGATCAAATTGTAACGAATATGCCAAAAGACGTTGATGTTGTCATCGTAACAGGTGCGGGTGGAAAAGCATTTGTCGCTGGGGCCGATATTAAAGATTTTCCTGAACTGAAAAAAGAGACTGGCATTGAGCTCGTTAAAAAGGGACAGCGAATTTTCGATAAAATTGCCGCCCTTGAACAGCCGGTCATTGCTGCAATTGATGGATTTGCATTAGGTGGAGGGCTTGAGTTGGCTTTAGCATGCGATATTCGAATTGCTTCTAAACGCTCTAAAGTCGGTTTTCCTGAAGTGAATCTTGGCATCTTGCCAGGGTATGGCGGAACCCAGCGGTTGCCTCGATTAATTGGACCTGGAAAGGCAAAACAACTCATTTTTTCAGGCGATCCTTTATCAGCTGAAGAGGCGAAGCAAGCCGGAATTTTGGAAGAAGTGACGGAAGATTCTCCGATGGAGAAAGCCAAGGAGCTTGCTGAAACCATTGCAAAACGCGCACCGCTCGGTGTTCGAAAAGCGAAAAAAGCAATTGATGAGGGGCTTAACACCACATTAGAAGAAGGATTACATATTGAAGCAGTCGCTTTCGGTGAACTCTGCGATACAGAAGATAAAAATGAAGGCGTCGCTGCATTTTTTGAGAAAAGGCAACCGAATTTCTCACGTAAATAA
- a CDS encoding acyl-CoA dehydrogenase family protein, translating into MSLFELSKEHAEIKETIHKLAQDKIKPMAIEIDERGEYPREVLNLLSEYGFIGANMPEEYGGAGLDLLSFCTIVEEIARVCASSSQVIVVQELGSLPIMIGADEELKQRILPDVATGKKVIAYALTEPGAGSDVQSLSTRAEKDGSDYILNGQKMFISNGGAADYYTVFAKTDKGITAFVVDKDTPGFEVGKLEKKMGIKGSPTAQLYIENCRVPEENRIGEEGEGWIIAMKTFDKSRPTVAAQALGIAQGAFDIAREYLQEREQFGKKIASFQGLQFMLADMATQIEAARGLVYRAAAKVNELSSTGKNPELTQASSMAKMFASDVAMKVTTDAVQLLGGYGYVQEYQVERMMRDAKITQIYEGTNQIQRMIIAKTLLK; encoded by the coding sequence ATGAGCTTATTTGAACTGTCAAAAGAGCATGCTGAAATTAAAGAGACCATCCATAAGTTGGCTCAAGATAAAATTAAGCCGATGGCGATTGAGATTGATGAAAGAGGCGAATATCCCCGCGAGGTGTTGAACTTATTATCAGAATACGGATTTATCGGGGCGAATATGCCTGAAGAATACGGCGGAGCGGGGCTTGACTTGCTTAGCTTTTGCACGATCGTCGAAGAGATTGCAAGAGTGTGCGCTTCATCATCTCAAGTCATTGTCGTGCAGGAGCTGGGGTCGCTTCCGATCATGATCGGCGCGGATGAAGAGCTGAAGCAGCGCATTCTTCCAGATGTAGCGACAGGGAAGAAGGTCATTGCTTATGCGTTAACCGAACCAGGAGCGGGATCTGATGTGCAAAGCTTATCAACGAGGGCAGAGAAAGATGGTTCAGATTATATTTTAAACGGCCAGAAAATGTTCATTAGCAACGGTGGAGCCGCTGATTACTATACCGTTTTTGCGAAAACAGACAAAGGAATTACCGCCTTCGTCGTTGATAAAGATACACCAGGATTTGAAGTCGGCAAATTAGAGAAGAAGATGGGCATTAAAGGCTCCCCTACAGCACAGCTCTATATTGAAAATTGCCGCGTACCCGAAGAAAATCGCATCGGAGAAGAAGGAGAAGGCTGGATCATTGCAATGAAAACATTCGATAAGTCACGGCCGACTGTGGCGGCGCAAGCATTGGGTATTGCCCAAGGCGCTTTCGATATCGCCAGAGAGTATTTACAGGAAAGAGAACAATTCGGCAAAAAAATTGCTTCCTTCCAAGGGCTTCAATTTATGCTTGCAGACATGGCGACACAAATTGAAGCGGCAAGGGGCCTTGTTTATCGGGCTGCTGCAAAAGTGAATGAGCTATCTTCAACAGGGAAAAACCCTGAACTTACGCAGGCTTCATCAATGGCGAAAATGTTTGCTTCAGATGTAGCGATGAAAGTGACGACTGATGCCGTTCAACTGCTTGGCGGGTATGGTTACGTGCAGGAATATCAAGTGGAACGAATGATGCGGGATGCAAAAATTACGCAGATTTATGAAGGTACAAATCAAATTCAACGAATGATTATTGCGAAAACATTACTTAAATAG
- a CDS encoding ATP-binding protein: MVKTLVGDAVEIYALIGPSGTGKSTSSLFFAHEKKIPAIIDDGLLIYKGKRVAGTSAKFEKNYITAVKRATFHLKEHRQDVQQAIRNYKIKKLLIIGTSKRMVDKIAAALELGKISHYVDVTEIRSSSEIKMALYVRQTEGKHVIPIPYIQVEQSFFKKLISKGKQLFTKKSEYVGETTIVHPDFMRGTIHISDKIFNLIVEKEVEKMTDFKECKHVSIQMFGLPTIQVHVHLNYPMQRPLLEIGRELQQNIINAFHDYLELEVDKIQINVEK; this comes from the coding sequence TTGGTAAAAACGTTGGTTGGTGATGCTGTGGAAATTTACGCCTTAATCGGACCGAGCGGAACTGGGAAAAGCACAAGCTCTCTTTTTTTTGCCCATGAAAAGAAAATCCCGGCGATTATAGACGATGGCTTGCTTATTTATAAAGGAAAAAGAGTAGCCGGCACGTCGGCAAAATTTGAAAAAAACTACATTACGGCAGTGAAACGCGCGACATTTCATTTAAAAGAGCATCGACAAGACGTTCAACAGGCGATTCGAAACTACAAAATAAAGAAACTATTAATTATTGGCACTTCAAAAAGAATGGTGGATAAAATTGCTGCTGCTCTTGAACTCGGCAAAATTTCGCATTACGTTGATGTGACTGAGATCCGTTCATCAAGCGAAATAAAAATGGCGCTTTACGTCAGGCAAACTGAGGGAAAGCATGTCATCCCTATTCCATATATTCAAGTGGAACAAAGTTTCTTTAAAAAACTAATCTCGAAAGGAAAACAGCTTTTCACAAAGAAAAGCGAATATGTCGGGGAAACCACCATTGTCCATCCCGATTTTATGAGGGGCACGATCCACATTTCTGATAAGATCTTCAATTTAATTGTTGAAAAAGAAGTTGAAAAAATGACGGATTTCAAAGAATGCAAGCATGTTTCCATTCAAATGTTTGGATTGCCAACGATCCAAGTCCATGTCCATCTCAATTATCCGATGCAGCGGCCGCTTCTAGAAATCGGCAGGGAGCTCCAACAAAATATCATTAACGCCTTCCATGATTATTTGGAGCTGGAAGTTGATAAAATCCAAATCAATGTTGAAAAATAA
- a CDS encoding 3-hydroxybutyryl-CoA dehydrogenase produces MNKIGVIGFGTMGSGIAQVCLEAGYNVVAVEQEERFFERGLGQLQKNWNRSIEKGRLTEEQKKDFESKLTTTTDWNQLADAECVIEAVSENLELKKEIFKKLSDIVSEDALVVSNTSGLSITEMASVIKNPERTMGFHFFNPVPVMKLVELIRGYDTSEETYQRASKLVESLGKESVDVKESPLFAVNRILVPMINEAIFVLQEGIASAEDIDKGMKLGANHPIGPLALADLIGLDTLLFVQDSLYEETQDSKYRAAPLLRKLVRAGHLGRKTGKGFYEY; encoded by the coding sequence ATGAACAAAATTGGTGTGATTGGATTTGGAACAATGGGCTCAGGCATTGCCCAAGTCTGTTTAGAGGCTGGATACAACGTTGTGGCTGTTGAGCAAGAAGAACGTTTTTTTGAACGCGGCCTAGGCCAACTGCAAAAAAACTGGAACCGTTCCATTGAAAAAGGCAGATTAACTGAAGAACAAAAGAAAGATTTTGAAAGCAAGCTCACGACAACAACGGACTGGAATCAGCTTGCTGATGCAGAATGTGTCATTGAAGCGGTCAGCGAAAATCTTGAATTGAAAAAAGAAATCTTTAAAAAGCTGAGTGACATTGTAAGTGAAGATGCCCTCGTCGTAAGCAACACTTCCGGCTTAAGCATTACAGAAATGGCGAGTGTGATCAAAAATCCTGAAAGAACAATGGGCTTCCACTTCTTCAATCCAGTACCTGTCATGAAGCTAGTTGAACTCATTCGCGGATATGATACATCAGAAGAAACGTATCAAAGAGCAAGCAAACTCGTAGAATCACTTGGCAAAGAATCTGTTGATGTAAAAGAATCGCCATTGTTCGCAGTCAATCGCATTCTTGTTCCAATGATCAATGAAGCGATCTTTGTTCTTCAAGAAGGCATTGCCAGCGCAGAAGATATTGATAAAGGGATGAAACTAGGCGCTAACCACCCAATTGGGCCTCTTGCATTAGCTGATTTAATTGGACTTGATACGCTATTATTTGTCCAAGATTCCCTATATGAAGAAACGCAAGATTCGAAGTACAGAGCGGCTCCATTATTAAGAAAACTTGTTCGTGCAGGACATTTAGGAAGAAAAACTGGAAAAGGCTTTTATGAATATTAA
- the lepB gene encoding signal peptidase I, which produces MSKNKELFSWVKTIVVAIIIAFIIRAFLFTNYIVEGDSMLPTMHNGDRLIVNKIGYKIFKPERFDIVVFHANENVDYIKRVIGLPGDQIEYKNDILYINGEQYDEPYLDELKQSFDGLFTYNFTTEEIIGQKTVPENTVFVLGDNRQDSADSRIIGVIPYDNIVGEVNIKYWPLSDLHFYH; this is translated from the coding sequence TTGTCTAAAAATAAAGAGTTATTCAGTTGGGTAAAAACAATTGTAGTTGCAATTATCATTGCTTTTATTATCCGTGCCTTTTTATTTACGAATTATATCGTCGAAGGCGATTCGATGTTGCCCACGATGCATAATGGTGATCGTTTGATTGTAAATAAAATTGGATACAAAATATTCAAACCTGAGCGTTTTGACATCGTTGTCTTTCATGCAAACGAAAACGTTGATTATATTAAGAGAGTAATTGGATTGCCAGGTGATCAAATTGAGTATAAGAACGACATATTATACATAAATGGTGAACAATATGATGAGCCGTATTTAGACGAGTTGAAACAATCTTTCGACGGTTTATTTACATATAACTTTACAACGGAAGAAATCATTGGACAAAAAACAGTACCGGAAAATACGGTTTTTGTACTTGGAGACAACCGCCAAGACAGTGCGGACAGCCGCATCATTGGCGTGATTCCTTATGATAACATTGTTGGTGAAGTAAACATTAAATATTGGCCCCTTTCAGATCTTCATTTTTATCATTAA
- a CDS encoding ketopantoate reductase family protein, which translates to MKIAVAGAGAVGGYLGAFLKKAGHDVTFLARGKHLEAMKKSGLKVIENGEPMTVDGDFTDDLTAFLDAELILFCVKSTDTKETAERISELGNDHAVILTLQNGVDNEEVLSDIFGQERILSAAAYISSHIQEPGVIHVDGVTKLVIGALHESLVSFRDNVAELFNEANIETLTRDSIMEAKWKKLLWNATFNPLAALSTATVGEILDNKELRETAENICREVLLIANKNGIPLKEKMFTITFKNAELARGHKPSMLQDRLNGKKMEIESLSGYFVKKGRQLGVETPAIQAIYSNLLYIDS; encoded by the coding sequence TTGAAAATTGCAGTAGCAGGAGCAGGAGCTGTCGGAGGATATCTTGGAGCATTTTTAAAAAAGGCAGGCCATGATGTTACATTTCTTGCAAGGGGAAAACATTTAGAAGCGATGAAAAAGTCGGGGTTAAAAGTCATTGAAAATGGAGAGCCAATGACTGTGGACGGTGACTTTACAGATGATTTAACTGCGTTTCTTGATGCTGAATTAATTTTGTTTTGCGTGAAATCAACAGATACGAAAGAAACTGCTGAGAGAATTTCGGAATTGGGTAATGATCATGCCGTCATTCTTACACTCCAAAACGGTGTGGACAATGAAGAGGTGCTTTCAGATATTTTTGGACAAGAACGCATCTTGTCAGCGGCCGCGTATATTTCATCACATATCCAGGAACCTGGTGTGATTCACGTGGATGGAGTGACAAAACTTGTCATTGGCGCTTTGCATGAATCGCTTGTTTCATTTCGTGACAATGTTGCAGAACTGTTTAATGAAGCGAATATTGAAACACTTACGAGAGATTCAATTATGGAGGCGAAATGGAAAAAACTTTTATGGAACGCAACATTTAATCCTCTGGCAGCTCTCTCAACAGCAACCGTAGGTGAAATATTGGATAATAAAGAGCTTAGAGAAACCGCGGAGAATATTTGCCGGGAGGTCCTTCTCATCGCGAATAAAAACGGTATTCCTTTAAAAGAAAAGATGTTTACCATCACCTTTAAAAATGCTGAATTGGCAAGAGGGCATAAACCATCCATGCTGCAAGATCGATTGAACGGCAAAAAAATGGAAATTGAATCATTGTCAGGCTATTTCGTTAAGAAAGGCAGGCAGCTCGGAGTGGAAACACCTGCCATCCAGGCAATCTACAGCAATCTTCTTTATATCGATAGTTAA
- a CDS encoding long-chain-fatty-acid--CoA ligase codes for MTTVGQLLEWSATNYPNKAGLIYREKNHVWTFKQFNEKANQLAHAFMKLGIKKGDVVSVFLYNTSEFALTQFAAAKIGAIFNPINYRLTASELQFILNDAESKLLVFEEAVLETVKKTVNLGVKVQHYVYVDKNVPEFAEDFEELLNSEPVEKPNIEVNENDLYIMMYTSGTTGKPKGVLHKHRDMVHHGFLMMQCMGLTKNDIGLSAAPLNHTAELHTSFLPRVQVGATNILLHDFDTEKVLQTIQEEKVTHLFAAPTMVNMLLNHKEFDNYDLSSLRLLGYGGASMAPVLIKRFLSRTSAELVQMLGTTEMGPVLTVLFSDEQLAKAGSAGKAILTHEVKIARLNEDGSPTNPDNECEIGEVGEIIVRGPCMMKEYYKREEATQKALAYGWYHTGDLGHVDSDGYIWVRDRMDFMINSGAENIYPREVEDNLIEHPSVDEAAVVGKPDPKWGEIVVAFIVLKEGENVTPDELDKFLIENEKLAKYKRPREYHFIDRLPKTASGKIQKFILEKKFQATS; via the coding sequence TTGACAACAGTTGGCCAATTGCTTGAATGGTCTGCAACAAATTATCCAAATAAAGCAGGACTTATTTATCGTGAGAAAAATCACGTATGGACATTTAAACAATTTAACGAAAAAGCAAATCAACTTGCCCATGCTTTTATGAAACTAGGAATCAAGAAAGGGGACGTCGTATCTGTTTTTCTTTACAACACAAGCGAATTTGCGCTGACACAGTTTGCGGCAGCAAAAATTGGGGCCATCTTCAATCCGATAAATTATCGACTAACTGCAAGCGAATTGCAATTTATTCTTAACGACGCGGAGTCTAAGCTGCTCGTTTTTGAAGAGGCTGTTTTAGAAACGGTTAAAAAAACGGTAAACTTGGGAGTGAAAGTCCAACATTATGTGTACGTTGATAAAAACGTCCCTGAGTTTGCCGAAGATTTTGAAGAATTGTTGAATTCCGAGCCTGTTGAAAAACCGAATATTGAAGTGAATGAAAACGATCTGTATATTATGATGTACACAAGCGGGACAACAGGCAAACCAAAAGGTGTATTGCACAAGCATCGTGACATGGTTCATCACGGCTTTTTAATGATGCAATGCATGGGGCTTACAAAAAACGATATTGGTTTATCTGCGGCGCCTTTGAACCATACTGCGGAATTGCACACATCGTTTTTGCCCCGTGTGCAGGTTGGTGCAACGAATATTCTCCTGCATGATTTTGATACGGAAAAGGTGCTTCAAACGATTCAAGAAGAAAAAGTTACGCATCTCTTTGCCGCGCCAACAATGGTCAATATGCTTTTAAATCATAAGGAATTTGACAACTACGATTTATCAAGCCTCCGTTTGCTCGGCTACGGGGGAGCGTCAATGGCACCGGTTTTAATTAAACGTTTCTTGTCCCGCACATCGGCTGAATTAGTCCAAATGTTAGGCACAACAGAAATGGGGCCTGTCCTCACTGTCTTATTTTCAGATGAACAGTTGGCGAAAGCAGGTTCCGCAGGAAAAGCAATTTTAACCCATGAAGTAAAAATCGCGCGTCTTAACGAAGATGGCAGTCCGACAAACCCAGATAATGAATGTGAAATCGGTGAAGTTGGAGAAATTATCGTCCGTGGCCCTTGTATGATGAAGGAATACTACAAGCGAGAGGAAGCGACTCAGAAGGCGCTCGCCTATGGCTGGTATCATACGGGCGACTTGGGGCATGTTGATTCCGACGGATACATTTGGGTCCGGGATCGGATGGACTTTATGATTAATTCCGGTGCAGAAAACATTTATCCCCGTGAAGTGGAAGACAACTTAATTGAACATCCTAGTGTAGATGAAGCAGCCGTTGTCGGAAAGCCTGATCCAAAGTGGGGCGAAATCGTTGTCGCGTTTATCGTTTTGAAAGAAGGAGAAAATGTTACGCCCGATGAGCTTGACAAATTTTTAATCGAAAATGAAAAGCTTGCGAAATATAAACGTCCGCGTGAATACCATTTTATTGATCGTCTTCCAAAAACTGCAAGCGGAAAAATTCAAAAGTTTATTCTGGAAAAAAAGTTTCAAGCTACAAGTTAA
- a CDS encoding enoyl-CoA hydratase/isomerase family protein, whose translation MRIRIHRMEMEEAKITYQETAGLAIVSINRPKSKNALTANMWTQLSEIAPKILDNPKNKVVLLRGSGEQFTAGSDIKEFHQMSIEEAEASFLLMEKAISAFEKLPIPTIGVINGPAMGAGLELALACDLRVGSEHAKMGIPVGRLGIRLSNKFAQRLVNLIGPSRTKELVYTGRILNADESYQLGMINYLVENEKLDRYAIKLAKLVAAQSPASLKAIKQSVSNCVNSTEELWKEDLPFVDPYDFPEGVASFVEKRPPRFKRRVQE comes from the coding sequence ATGAGAATACGGATCCATCGCATGGAAATGGAAGAAGCAAAAATCACGTATCAAGAAACAGCAGGCCTTGCAATTGTAAGTATCAATCGACCGAAATCAAAAAATGCATTAACAGCCAATATGTGGACCCAGCTTTCTGAAATCGCGCCGAAAATTTTGGATAATCCAAAAAACAAGGTCGTGCTTCTTCGCGGAAGCGGGGAACAGTTTACGGCCGGGTCAGATATTAAAGAGTTCCACCAAATGTCCATTGAAGAAGCGGAGGCAAGCTTTCTTTTAATGGAGAAAGCGATTTCAGCTTTTGAAAAATTACCGATCCCGACGATCGGCGTCATCAATGGACCTGCGATGGGGGCGGGTTTGGAACTTGCGCTTGCCTGTGATTTAAGAGTAGGGTCTGAACACGCTAAAATGGGCATTCCCGTTGGCAGGCTAGGCATCCGTTTGAGCAATAAATTTGCCCAAAGGCTTGTGAATCTGATTGGGCCCAGCAGAACGAAAGAGCTCGTTTATACAGGCAGAATATTAAATGCCGATGAAAGCTATCAACTTGGCATGATTAATTATCTAGTAGAAAACGAAAAGCTCGACCGATATGCCATCAAACTTGCGAAATTAGTCGCTGCCCAATCGCCTGCTTCTTTAAAAGCGATAAAGCAATCTGTATCAAATTGTGTAAACAGCACCGAAGAGCTTTGGAAAGAGGATCTGCCATTTGTTGATCCATACGATTTTCCGGAAGGCGTCGCTTCATTTGTTGAGAAAAGGCCGCCCAGGTTTAAAAGAAGAGTGCAGGAATGA
- a CDS encoding hotdog fold thioesterase — translation MENTKYPGVLGNKETLVETLGITYEELTPDRVVCKMPVGPKTWQPYGLLHGGASVALAETAASVGTALNINGETHYAVGLEINANHVKGKRDGIVTATAAPLHKGRTTMVWDIRITDEEDKLICVSRCTVAIVKKR, via the coding sequence ATGGAAAATACGAAATACCCGGGAGTACTCGGTAATAAAGAAACATTAGTAGAGACATTAGGGATAACTTATGAAGAATTAACACCTGATCGCGTTGTTTGCAAAATGCCTGTCGGGCCAAAAACATGGCAGCCGTATGGCCTTCTGCACGGTGGTGCTTCTGTTGCCCTTGCGGAAACGGCGGCAAGCGTTGGTACGGCGTTAAATATTAACGGAGAAACCCATTATGCTGTCGGACTTGAAATTAACGCGAATCATGTAAAAGGAAAACGAGATGGCATTGTAACAGCAACAGCAGCTCCTTTACATAAAGGGCGTACAACGATGGTATGGGATATTCGCATTACGGATGAGGAAGATAAACTGATTTGTGTGTCAAGATGCACAGTAGCGATTGTTAAAAAAAGATAA
- a CDS encoding NAD-dependent succinate-semialdehyde dehydrogenase: protein MLFINGEWQNSSKGTFNVTNPATGELLGEVADGTREDARNAIKAAETAFESWSSLTAFERSKYLYRAYELMMEKKEHLAQTMTKEQGKPLKAARNEVQYAADFLIWYAEEAKRVYGEILPAPRGDQRFFVLRQPVGVVGAITPWNYPISMLTRKIAPALAAGCTIVLKPAEQTPICAIETFKIFEEAKIPSGVVNLVPTSDPAEVGDELVTNETVKKITFTGSTEIGKMIAEKAGRQVKRVSMELGGHAPFIVFPDADPVHAAKGASLVKFLNTGQACISPNRIFVHKNIIEKFTETLVERVNKMKAGNGLEEGSTIGPLVDEAALNKVDNQVKDAREKGAFVAAGGARYEDDHLKNGYFYAPTVLSNVTTDMLIYREETFGPVAPIISFETEEEVIKMANDTNYGLASYVYTNDMKTAFRMFEKLKFGIVGINDINPTAAAAPFGGMKESGLGREGGKEGILEYLDTKLGGFSI from the coding sequence ATGCTTTTTATCAACGGAGAATGGCAAAATTCCAGCAAAGGTACGTTTAACGTTACAAATCCGGCGACTGGTGAATTGTTGGGAGAAGTTGCTGACGGCACGAGAGAGGATGCGAGAAACGCAATCAAAGCAGCGGAAACTGCCTTTGAATCGTGGTCTTCGCTTACAGCATTTGAACGTTCAAAATATTTATACCGAGCCTATGAATTAATGATGGAAAAGAAAGAACACCTGGCGCAAACGATGACGAAAGAACAAGGGAAGCCGCTTAAAGCAGCGCGAAACGAAGTGCAATACGCTGCCGACTTTTTGATTTGGTATGCAGAGGAAGCCAAGCGTGTTTATGGTGAAATTTTGCCTGCCCCAAGAGGCGATCAGCGCTTTTTCGTCTTGAGGCAGCCAGTTGGGGTTGTTGGAGCAATCACACCGTGGAATTATCCAATTTCCATGCTGACACGTAAAATTGCGCCTGCCCTTGCGGCCGGTTGTACAATTGTTTTAAAACCGGCAGAACAGACGCCAATTTGCGCCATTGAAACGTTCAAAATTTTTGAAGAAGCGAAAATCCCCAGCGGTGTCGTTAACTTAGTACCGACAAGTGATCCGGCTGAAGTTGGTGATGAATTGGTAACGAATGAAACAGTTAAGAAAATTACATTTACAGGTTCGACGGAAATTGGAAAAATGATTGCAGAAAAGGCTGGACGCCAAGTCAAGCGAGTGTCAATGGAGCTCGGAGGACACGCACCGTTCATCGTATTTCCTGATGCAGATCCTGTCCATGCTGCAAAGGGCGCGTCCCTCGTTAAATTTTTGAACACTGGCCAAGCATGCATTAGCCCAAATCGTATATTCGTACATAAGAATATTATCGAGAAATTCACAGAAACGCTTGTCGAGCGTGTGAACAAAATGAAAGCGGGAAATGGGCTTGAAGAGGGAAGTACAATTGGCCCCCTAGTCGACGAAGCTGCATTGAACAAAGTGGACAACCAAGTAAAAGATGCACGTGAAAAAGGCGCTTTTGTCGCAGCAGGCGGTGCCCGATATGAAGATGATCATCTAAAAAACGGTTACTTCTATGCACCGACGGTACTTTCAAATGTGACGACGGATATGTTAATTTATCGCGAAGAAACGTTTGGGCCGGTCGCTCCAATCATTTCTTTTGAAACAGAAGAAGAAGTAATAAAAATGGCAAACGACACAAACTACGGGCTTGCATCCTATGTTTATACGAACGATATGAAAACTGCCTTTCGGATGTTTGAAAAACTTAAATTTGGCATAGTAGGCATCAACGATATTAATCCAACCGCTGCCGCTGCTCCGTTTGGCGGAATGAAAGAGAGCGGGCTAGGCCGAGAAGGTGGAAAGGAAGGCATTTTAGAGTATTTAGATACAAAACTTGGCGGTTTTTCGATTTGA
- the msrA gene encoding peptide-methionine (S)-S-oxide reductase MsrA, with product MSKKYEQATFAGGCFWCMVKPFDELPGIEKVVSGYTGGHKENPTYEEVCSGTTGHVEAVQITFDPDVFPYSKLLEIYWPQIDPTDPNGQFINQSSSYQTAIFYHNEKQKQEAEASKKALEESGRFSKPIVTKILPAMPFYEAEDYHQDYYKKKPEDYQNYRKRSGRDTFIEENWEK from the coding sequence ATGAGTAAAAAGTACGAACAGGCTACATTTGCAGGCGGTTGTTTCTGGTGTATGGTGAAACCGTTTGATGAATTGCCGGGTATTGAAAAAGTAGTGTCAGGCTATACCGGAGGACATAAAGAAAATCCAACGTATGAGGAAGTGTGCTCAGGTACAACGGGACATGTTGAAGCCGTTCAAATTACATTTGATCCAGATGTTTTCCCTTACAGCAAGCTATTGGAAATATATTGGCCTCAAATCGATCCGACCGATCCGAACGGGCAGTTCATTAATCAAAGTTCTTCCTATCAAACAGCGATTTTTTATCATAACGAGAAACAAAAGCAAGAAGCAGAAGCATCAAAAAAAGCGCTCGAAGAGAGCGGGCGGTTCAGCAAACCGATCGTTACGAAAATCTTGCCTGCAATGCCTTTTTATGAAGCAGAAGATTATCACCAAGACTATTATAAAAAGAAACCGGAAGACTACCAAAATTACCGGAAGAGATCGGGAAGAGACACATTCATCGAAGAGAATTGGGAAAAATAA